The following is a genomic window from Gemmatimonadaceae bacterium.
CGCGTACTTGGCGCCTTCGATGGCCTCGATGAGCACGGCCAGCGCGTCTTCGTCGCTTTTGAGATCGGGCGCGAAGCCGCCCTCGTCGCCGACGCCGGTGGCGAGGCCGCGCTTCACGAGCACTTTCTTGAGCGAGTGAAACACCTCGGCGCCCATGCGCAGCGCCTCGGCGAACGTTTCCGCGCCTAACGGAACGATCATGAACTCCTGGAAGTCGACGGTGTTCGTGGCGTGGGCGCCGCCGTTGAGCACGTTCATCATCGGCACCGGCAGCGTACGCGCCATCGGGCCGCCCAGGTAGCGGTAGAGCGGCAGGCCGACGTCGGTTGCGGCCGCGCGCGCAACGGCCATCGAGACGGCCAGCATCGAGTTGGCGCCCAAGCGCTCTTTGTTCGGCGTGCCGTCCAGCGCCAGGAGCGTGTGATCGATCTCGACCTGGTCGGTGGCGTCCAAGCCGCGTACCGCGGGCAGGATGGTTTCCTCGATGTGCTGCACGGCCCGCAGCACGCCCTTGCCGCCATAGCGTTTGGGATCGCCGTCGCGGAGCTCGAGGGCTTCGTGCTCGCCGGTGGAGGCGCCGCTTGGCACCGCGGCGCGGCCCGTGACGCCCGAGTCGAGCACCACGTCGGCCTCGACGGTCGGGTTCCCGCGGCTATCGAGGATTTCCCGCGCCAGTATCTCGATGATCTCTGACATGTCGTCCGTTGATGAGGGTGGCGCCGCGCTGCTCCGTTAGGCGGCGGTCTCCATGGGCGCGCCCGTCGGCGGCACGCCCTTCTCGCCCAGGGCCTGCGCGATGCGCTCCCACACGGTGCGCAGGAGCGCGTCCCGGTCGTCGTACGTCAGACCGGTGGTCGCGATCGGCTCGAGAAACGTGAGCTCGCACGTGCCGGAATGGATGGCGAACTGCCCTTTGCCCTGCACTTCCTTTGTCCCCCAGCTCACGACGGGCACCACCGGCACTTGCGCAGCAATCGCCAGCACGAACGGCCCTTTCTTGAACGGCCGCAGCGCGTACGACCGTCCGCGCGTGCCTTCCGGAAACACGGCCACCGACGTCCCACGCTTGATCTGCTCCGCGGCCTCGGCGTACGTCTGAAACGCAGCCTTCCGATTCTTGCGATCGATGAAGATCGCGGCGACTTCCTTCGCCGCACGCCCGAAGACAGGAATCGACGCGAGCTCCTTCTTCGCCACGAACCGGTAGTGCGGCAGCACGCACGCGAGGCCAAAGATCTCGTACCAGCTCACGTGGTTGGACACGTACATGCGCGCGTCGTTGGGCGCGCCGATGTGCTCGGGATTGCGCACCGTAAGGCGAACCGCCGATGCCCACAGCACCACCTTGGACCAGACGCGCGGCGCGCGGCCCAGAAAGCTGTCCGGCGGAATGTGCACACCGAAGAGCGACAACACGACGATGGGAACGCCGAGCACGATGGTCATGAGGACCATCGTGGGATAGACAATCAGAGCACGCATGCTCACGAAAAGTGGTCGAACCCGCCGCCCGGCGCAACGCGCGCGCCGTGCAGCGTGGCCACGACATCGGCGTCGCCGGCTTCGACGCGTCCGATTGCCGTGAGCGGCAGCTCGAATCGGCGCTCGAACTCCGCGGTGTCGATGTCGCGAGGCGACGCGACCAACAATTCATATTCGTCCCCGCTCCGGGCGGCGGTGTCCGGCGAGAGCCCGCCCAACGTGGGCAGATGATCGAGGGCGATCGCGAGCCGCACGTGCGACGCGGCGGCGATGTGTGCCGCGTCGCTGAGCAGACCATCGGACACGTCGATCGCCGCATGCGCACCGTGCTCGGCGAGCCACCGGGCCTCGCGCACCCTCGGCACCGGATGCGCGACGCGCTCACGATCCGCGGGCGATGGGCGACCGCCGCCTTGCCACGCAGTCAATGCGGCAAGGGGTCCACCGAAGCGCCCGGTGACGAACAACACATCGCCCGGGCGCGCGCCGTTGCGACGCAACGGATTGACCGCGGCGCCGAGCACGGTGATGGCAATGCACAACTCGCGAGCGCCGGTGAGATCGCCGCCCGCGATGTGAGCGGACGTCGCACGGGCTGCGTCAGCCAACCCGTCGGCAAGGTCGAGTATGTCGCCGAGCCACGCGTCAGGGATGGACAACGAGACGAGCATTGCCAGCGGGTCCGCGGCCATCGCCGCCAGATCGCTCAGTGCTGCTGCTGCGACGCGCCACCCGATCTCGCGCGGCGTGAGCCAGTCGCGGCGAAAATGGACGCCGTCGACGGCGCTGTCCGCGCTGACCACCAGCTGATGTCCGGGCGGCACGTCGATGAGCGCCGCATCATCGCCGATTCCGTGCGCCGCGTCGCCCCATCGTTGCTCGAGGGCGCGCACGAGGTCGAATTCCTTTCCGGGGCCGAGCGGGATGTCGTCGCGCATTCGGATCACAAGCTAACGTCCCGCGCCATCCGTAGTGGAGCTTCTTCGTTTTTCGGAAACGAACGGCGCGCACGCCGACCAGCGCGGGGGCGTCTTGATCCCGTCTTCCGTGCACGCCATGCTTCCCGCGGCGGCTTCGGCGTCCGGCGCTCTCGTCCCACCGCCTAACGCGGAGCACACGCATGACCGACGCAGAAACCGCGGAGCAGGACGTGCGACGCTCGAGTGACGCCGAAGTCGATGCCTTTCTGGGTCGTGACTCGGGGGATGTGGGGCGGAACGATGCCGCTCGCCGGAAAAGCGCAGCATCTTCGGTTTACGGCCGTGTGGATGCAACACGACGGGCGGTGGCAGGAGGTGATCCGGCACGCGAAGGTCGTTTGATCACCGTACGCGGCGCGCTCGACGCGTCGGCTAACACCGTTGGTTCGCCGCGCACGGTGCACCTCTTGCGTCGCGTTAGGTGCGGGATTTTTCACGCACGATCGACCATCCGGAGGCTGTATGCGACTCGCTCGCCGGCGGTACACCGAACTCTCGTTTCTCGTGTTTGCTTCCCTGGCGCTGATCGCCTGCAAAGGCAAAGAAAGCGCGTCTACAGCCGACACGACCTCAGCAGCGGCGCCTGCCGCGGCAGCGGACACAACGGCGCCCGCAGCGGCGCCAGCCTCGCCTACGGCGACGACGCTTTCGGATGCCAACATCGTCGCCTTGCTCGATGAGGTGAACATGGCCGACAGCATGCTCGGCGCGGCCGCGCTTCCGAAAGCAACGAACTCGCAAGTGAAGCAATTCGCCAAGTTGATGATGGGCGAGCATCACGCGCTGCGCGTCAAAGGCCAGCTGCTCGCGAAGGCGCAGAACATCACTCCGGAGAAGCCGGCGCAAGACCCGTTCACGAGCGCGGTGCAGAACGAACAGTCAGCGCTCGGGTCGGCCGCCAAGGGTCACGCCTACGATTCGACGTACATCGCCAACGAGGCGGGCATTCACCAGGCAGTAATCGCCTGGGCGGACTCGGCGGAAAATCAAGCACAGAATCAGGCGCTCAAGGATCTGATCAAGGCCGCGGGGCCGGTCTTACAGAAGCACCTCGATCGCGCGCAGGCAATCCAGAAGGTGCTGCACTAGCGGACGCGTTAGGCCGGGGCGAGCGCTCGACGGCGCCGCCCCGGAGGATCCCCTGTCAATGCTGGCGCTGCGCGCGCGTCGTTCGTGACGCGAACGTCTTACACACGAGCGTGGCAAAGAACATCCGGCGAGACGCGGGCCTGCGACAACCGCTACGTGTCTTCATGCCCGCGGTTCAGGAGCCACCCACCGGTGAAGCCGGCCCGACGCAATCCGGCGCGTACGTATGGACATGACCGCATGAGTCGCCAGATCAGTCCCGATCGGAAGTTCTCGACCATGAGTCCGGCCGGCCCCTGATTGATGGCATAGTCTCGCGGCGAAATCCATCCCGGTCCGCCCCGTGATGTGCGGAACGATGGATTGATGCTGCACATGTAACCGTAGCTCCGCTTGGGTCCGGGATAGGTGGCGTGCACCGACTGTAACGTCGGCAGCACGATCTCCGGCGCGAACGGGAGTGAAGCGGCCACGGCCCACGGCGACAACGTGCCGTCGTCCGGGCCATACGGGACGCCGCGCGCATGATAGCCGTAGAACCTTCGCGGCGCCCCGTGCACGGTGCGCGTGGCGTTGCCAGGTCCGTCGCTCGCCGTCACGCCCCACCACGTGTCCCCGTACCAGTCGAAACGCCGCGGATTCCTAACGGCATATGCGCGCTGTACGTACGTGGCCCGCCGGCTGTTCTCGAAGTAGTCGATGCCCTTGCCGCGCATGTACGCGTCACGAATACCGCGGAAATCGATCCAAATGTGACTCAGATGGTGAATGAACAGGGGACCGGCGTGTACGTAGTCGCTGCCGTACGCCCGCACCCATCGGTACGTCGCGGTCCATCGCGCGTAGCAATCTCGCGGCAGCGCATGGGTGGGCGAGCCGAGCCCCAGCACGTAGAGCAACAAGGCTTCGGTGTATCCCCGCCACCGGTACGGCAGAAACCGCCCGCCATTCTCCGGCTTCCATCCCATCGAGACGGCGCGGCCGGCGTTGAGCGCCCACCGCCAGTCCACCCGCCGATAAATATCGTCGCCTAACGACCTGATTTCCCGTTCGTGCGGCGTGTTTCGGTCAAAGTACGCGGCGGCGGACAGAATGCCGGCCAGCGCGATGGCAGTGTCGATGGTCGAGAGCTCGCACTTCCACACGCGGCGGCCGGTGGCCATGTCGAGGAAGTGGTAAAAGAAGCCGTGCGCTCCGGTCGCGTCGGCGGCATCGCCCTGCGGCGCGTTCCAGAGGAAGCGCAGGGCCGTGCGCGTCCGGCTGGCTGCCTCGCGGCGCGCCATGTAGCCGCGCTCCACCGCGGCCGTGTAGGCGCTCAGCGCGAACCCGGTGCCGGCAACTGAGGCCGGCGACTCACGATCGGTGTTGTCCCGCACCAGCCCGGTGGCGGGATTGACCTCGTGGTCGAAGTACGCGATCGCCTTGCGCTCGACGTCCTCCAGCATGGCCTCGTACGGCGCATCATGCTGTTGGGCATTGGCGAGAGCTACGTCTCGGCGCAGCTCCCTCAAGTGGAAGAGACCGGCGTGCCGAGCGTGAGGGTGACGGCCGCGACAGCGTGTGGAGGAATGTCGAGCTCGATCAGCAGGGCGCCTTCTTCGACACGCCATCGCTGCGGTTCGGCGACGAGCCGGGACGCATGGTGCAAGTGCTCCACGTCGGCAGCCGACGGATAGGCAGGCGATCCCATGGCGAGCCACGCCGCCTTCGCATTCGCGTGGTCCGCGTCGATGCGCTGCACGAACGCATTCGTTGGGCGAGGCGCTCCTTCGAGGCGCACCCGCACGTGCTCACACGCGATCGGATGACGCGGCAAGGCGTGGTTCGTTAGGACCACAGTAAGGCGTTGTGCGCCGGGATCGCGCGCGACCCAGACATCGACTGTCGGATGGATGTCGGTCAGCGAGGCGACGAGCTCCGTGCCCAGATGGTGCAGCACCTCGAAGGCCCGATACGACGGTTTCGCGACTCCTTGGAGCGTGAGGAGTCCGAATCCGCCCTGAAATGGAATGGATGGAAAGTAGTTCTCCTCGAAAACGTCGCTGAAGGTCCAGTAGCTGTAGCCGTCCACCAGTCCGGTGGCTTCGAGCATCGTCTTCACGATTACTGCTGCCGCGTATGGTTCGTCGTGCATTGGATCGCGCGGGTTGGACGACGTGTTCCACTCGGTGTAGTACAGCGGCTTGCCCCGTGCTTGTCCGTGAACGCGGGCAGCTCGATCGCGAAGCACGCTGCGCTCGCTCGCGGCGAGCTGTGCCTCCGTGTCATCGCCCGGCTTGCCGAATGCGTCCGTGGGATAGTGGTGCGTGCTCACGAAGTCGGCCGCTACGCCGGCCTTTTCCGTGAAGTCCAGGAACTCGTCGATCCACGCGTCGTCCGCGGTCGCCGGCCCGCCCACGCGAAGCGCCGCATCCACGCTCTTGAGCGCGGCCGCGGTATGACGATAGAGCGTGAAGTAGTCCTGCTCCGTCCCCGTCCAGAAGGCGGGCAAGTTAGGCTCGTTCCACACTTCGAAGAACCACGTCCGCACTTCCGCCACACCGTATCGAGCCACGCTCTCTGCCGCGAACTTGCGGATGAGCGTTTCCCACGCCCCATAGTCTCGCGGCGGCGTGACGTTGCCCCGGTAGTGAAAGACGGTCGTGCTTCCCGACGCGAGGATCGTCGGCATGAAGCTCAGCTCGACGAACGGACGCATTCCGGAAGCGAGCAGTGCGTCCCAGATCTGAAAGGCATTGAAGAACGAGTACACCAATTTGTCGAGCTCGCCGACGAGCGTCCCCACATCGTCGCAGAGCAGTCCGTGGAACCGCACGTGGCGGATGCCTAACTCGTCATGGCAGCGTTTGAGCTGCGCCTGATAGTCCGCGCGCAAGGCGAGCGGGGCATGTCCGCTCCCGACGGTGTGTTCCCACACATGTCGCAGCGGCACGCCCGGCGCCCTCACGTTGCACCGTAGCTCGACCGCGCTCACCGTGCGATCTCGTCGGCCCTACGAACTGTGCGCATGATGTTGGGGTTCGGGTCGCACGTCAAAGCGGCTCCCGAAGAATCATCTTGCACGCTTCGTTCCGCGGGCAAGGTTCCTGCGGCGAAGCAGCGCATGAAAGCGATTGCCATCGTTCCCGGTAAGGCAGGCGCCGAGCTGGCGGAACGAGCTGAGCCTCCGGTCGGCGCGCCTGATGAGATCAAGGTCAGGATCATTCGCGTAGGCATTTGCGGCACGGACCGGGAGGAAGTGTCCGGGGGACGTGCCACGGCGCCCGACGGTCAGCATGACCTGGTGATCGGCCACGAGATGTTCGGTCAGGTAGTCGAGGTCGGCTCCGCGGTGACCCGGGCGACGAACGGCGACTACGTGGTGTTCACCGTGCGGCGAGGTTGCGGTCAATGCTTTTCATGTCTCGCGAGCCGTTCGGACATGTGTCAAACAGGGAAATACCGCGAGCGGGGCATAAAGGGATTGGACGGCTATCAAACGGAGTACGTGGTTGACAAGGAACAGCACGTCATCGTCGTGGCTCCCGAGCTCGCCTCGATCGCCGTGCTGATGGAACCGCTCTCGATCGTCGAGAAGGCGATCGATGACG
Proteins encoded in this region:
- a CDS encoding glycosyl hydrolase codes for the protein MPLRHVWEHTVGSGHAPLALRADYQAQLKRCHDELGIRHVRFHGLLCDDVGTLVGELDKLVYSFFNAFQIWDALLASGMRPFVELSFMPTILASGSTTVFHYRGNVTPPRDYGAWETLIRKFAAESVARYGVAEVRTWFFEVWNEPNLPAFWTGTEQDYFTLYRHTAAALKSVDAALRVGGPATADDAWIDEFLDFTEKAGVAADFVSTHHYPTDAFGKPGDDTEAQLAASERSVLRDRAARVHGQARGKPLYYTEWNTSSNPRDPMHDEPYAAAVIVKTMLEATGLVDGYSYWTFSDVFEENYFPSIPFQGGFGLLTLQGVAKPSYRAFEVLHHLGTELVASLTDIHPTVDVWVARDPGAQRLTVVLTNHALPRHPIACEHVRVRLEGAPRPTNAFVQRIDADHANAKAAWLAMGSPAYPSAADVEHLHHASRLVAEPQRWRVEEGALLIELDIPPHAVAAVTLTLGTPVSST
- a CDS encoding glucoamylase family protein; this encodes MRELRRDVALANAQQHDAPYEAMLEDVERKAIAYFDHEVNPATGLVRDNTDRESPASVAGTGFALSAYTAAVERGYMARREAASRTRTALRFLWNAPQGDAADATGAHGFFYHFLDMATGRRVWKCELSTIDTAIALAGILSAAAYFDRNTPHEREIRSLGDDIYRRVDWRWALNAGRAVSMGWKPENGGRFLPYRWRGYTEALLLYVLGLGSPTHALPRDCYARWTATYRWVRAYGSDYVHAGPLFIHHLSHIWIDFRGIRDAYMRGKGIDYFENSRRATYVQRAYAVRNPRRFDWYGDTWWGVTASDGPGNATRTVHGAPRRFYGYHARGVPYGPDDGTLSPWAVAASLPFAPEIVLPTLQSVHATYPGPKRSYGYMCSINPSFRTSRGGPGWISPRDYAINQGPAGLMVENFRSGLIWRLMRSCPYVRAGLRRAGFTGGWLLNRGHEDT
- a CDS encoding DUF4142 domain-containing protein → MRLARRRYTELSFLVFASLALIACKGKESASTADTTSAAAPAAAADTTAPAAAPASPTATTLSDANIVALLDEVNMADSMLGAAALPKATNSQVKQFAKLMMGEHHALRVKGQLLAKAQNITPEKPAQDPFTSAVQNEQSALGSAAKGHAYDSTYIANEAGIHQAVIAWADSAENQAQNQALKDLIKAAGPVLQKHLDRAQAIQKVLH
- a CDS encoding lysophospholipid acyltransferase family protein, encoding MRALIVYPTMVLMTIVLGVPIVVLSLFGVHIPPDSFLGRAPRVWSKVVLWASAVRLTVRNPEHIGAPNDARMYVSNHVSWYEIFGLACVLPHYRFVAKKELASIPVFGRAAKEVAAIFIDRKNRKAAFQTYAEAAEQIKRGTSVAVFPEGTRGRSYALRPFKKGPFVLAIAAQVPVVPVVSWGTKEVQGKGQFAIHSGTCELTFLEPIATTGLTYDDRDALLRTVWERIAQALGEKGVPPTGAPMETAA
- the thiL gene encoding thiamine-phosphate kinase; amino-acid sequence: MRDDIPLGPGKEFDLVRALEQRWGDAAHGIGDDAALIDVPPGHQLVVSADSAVDGVHFRRDWLTPREIGWRVAAAALSDLAAMAADPLAMLVSLSIPDAWLGDILDLADGLADAARATSAHIAGGDLTGARELCIAITVLGAAVNPLRRNGARPGDVLFVTGRFGGPLAALTAWQGGGRPSPADRERVAHPVPRVREARWLAEHGAHAAIDVSDGLLSDAAHIAAASHVRLAIALDHLPTLGGLSPDTAARSGDEYELLVASPRDIDTAEFERRFELPLTAIGRVEAGDADVVATLHGARVAPGGGFDHFS
- the eno gene encoding phosphopyruvate hydratase, giving the protein MSEIIEILAREILDSRGNPTVEADVVLDSGVTGRAAVPSGASTGEHEALELRDGDPKRYGGKGVLRAVQHIEETILPAVRGLDATDQVEIDHTLLALDGTPNKERLGANSMLAVSMAVARAAATDVGLPLYRYLGGPMARTLPVPMMNVLNGGAHATNTVDFQEFMIVPLGAETFAEALRMGAEVFHSLKKVLVKRGLATGVGDEGGFAPDLKSDEDALAVLIEAIEGAKYAPGKQVALALDPAASELYDKNGHYVFKKSGAGTLDAHAMIDLYARWLDRFPIVSIEDGLAEDDWDGWAALTAALGDRVQLVGDDIFVTNTSRLARGIESHVGNAILIKVNQIGTLTETLEAIEMARSAGYLSVISHRSGETEDVFISDLAVATSAGQIKTGSVSRGERVAKYNQLLRIEEMLGESAEYPGGAIYGL